One window of Mediterraneibacter gnavus ATCC 29149 genomic DNA carries:
- a CDS encoding helicase C-terminal domain-containing protein, whose product MKEETIIRISVRSLVEFILREGDIDNRVSGSMEKDAMLLGGKIHRKIQSRMGTNYTAEVPLKIQMPCDGFVLQIEGRADGVLKDDGKVLIDEIKGILRSLEHLEAPVPVHLAQAKCYAYIYAVQNSLKCIDVQMTYCQMETEEIRRFCQEFEFQELQTWFQDLVTQYEKWAKFEIEWRNVRNDSIRQIEFPFPYREGQRDLVASVYRTILRKKKLFIQAPTGVGKTMATVFPAVRAMGEGLGEKIFYLTAKTIMRTVAEQAFSLLKEKGLLYKTITLTAKEKICFCEEAECNPDACPYAKGHFDRVNDAVFDLITHSGDWSREVLEEQAKKYMVCPFEMSLDVSNWADAVICDYNYVFDPQAHIKRFFSESGKEEYLFLIDEAHNLVERGREMYSASLYKEDLLEVRKLVKAEDPKLAKRLSECNQQFLELKRECEHYQILKSVSHIALKLMNVLSKLEDYLEECKDAEKKKRVLDFYFAVRSFLNIHDIMDENYVIFSEMMEDGRFQIKLFCVNPAVNLQNYLEQGSSTIFFSATLLPVHYYKKLLSVEKDDYAVYAHSSFPQENKFLFIGTDVSTRYTRRGESTYQRFARYIAVMAEQKKGNYMAFFPSYRFLEEVHTCFLECVDHEVDSICQVSYMDEEQREEFLEEFEREREKSLVAFCVMGGIFSEGIDLTEDKLIGAVIAGTGLPQVCTEREILKQYFNAADMDGFDYAYLYPGMNKVLQSAGRVIRTESDRGVILLLDDRFREMRYREVFPREWQQYQLGSVKNLEQEIRTFWESP is encoded by the coding sequence ATGAAAGAGGAAACAATCATAAGGATATCTGTCCGCAGCCTTGTAGAATTTATTCTGCGGGAAGGGGACATTGACAACAGAGTGTCCGGCAGTATGGAAAAAGATGCCATGCTGCTGGGCGGTAAAATACACCGCAAAATACAAAGCCGTATGGGAACGAATTACACAGCGGAGGTTCCGCTTAAAATACAGATGCCGTGCGATGGGTTTGTTTTGCAGATAGAAGGGCGCGCCGATGGAGTTTTGAAAGATGACGGAAAAGTCCTGATCGATGAGATCAAGGGGATTTTGCGAAGTCTGGAACATCTGGAAGCGCCCGTTCCCGTTCATTTGGCTCAGGCAAAATGTTATGCTTATATTTATGCAGTTCAGAATTCTTTGAAGTGCATTGACGTTCAGATGACGTATTGTCAGATGGAAACAGAGGAAATCCGCAGGTTTTGCCAGGAATTTGAATTTCAAGAGCTTCAGACGTGGTTTCAGGATCTGGTGACACAATATGAAAAATGGGCAAAATTTGAAATTGAATGGCGGAATGTACGCAATGATTCGATCCGGCAGATTGAGTTTCCTTTTCCCTATCGAGAAGGACAGCGCGACCTGGTGGCCTCGGTATACCGCACGATCTTGCGAAAGAAAAAGCTGTTTATCCAGGCGCCTACCGGAGTGGGAAAAACAATGGCAACTGTATTTCCGGCAGTGAGGGCAATGGGGGAAGGGCTGGGAGAAAAGATTTTTTATCTGACAGCGAAGACGATTATGAGGACAGTTGCAGAGCAGGCATTTTCCCTGTTGAAAGAAAAGGGGCTGTTGTATAAGACCATTACGCTGACAGCAAAAGAAAAAATCTGTTTTTGTGAGGAGGCAGAGTGCAATCCGGATGCCTGTCCTTATGCAAAAGGACATTTTGACAGAGTGAATGATGCAGTTTTTGATCTGATCACACATTCCGGCGACTGGAGCAGAGAGGTTCTGGAAGAACAGGCGAAAAAGTACATGGTCTGTCCGTTTGAGATGTCTCTGGATGTGTCCAACTGGGCAGATGCAGTGATCTGTGATTACAATTATGTGTTTGATCCGCAGGCTCATATAAAGCGCTTTTTCTCAGAAAGTGGAAAAGAGGAATACCTGTTTCTGATCGATGAGGCGCATAATCTGGTGGAGCGGGGAAGGGAGATGTATAGTGCATCTCTATACAAAGAAGATTTACTGGAAGTAAGAAAACTGGTAAAGGCAGAGGATCCGAAACTGGCAAAGCGTTTGTCAGAATGTAATCAGCAGTTTTTGGAATTAAAGAGAGAGTGTGAACATTATCAGATTTTAAAAAGTGTATCGCATATTGCGTTAAAGCTGATGAATGTGCTTTCGAAACTGGAAGATTATCTGGAAGAGTGCAAGGATGCAGAAAAGAAAAAGCGGGTGCTGGATTTTTATTTTGCAGTGCGCAGTTTTTTAAATATCCATGATATCATGGATGAAAATTATGTGATCTTTTCGGAAATGATGGAAGACGGAAGGTTTCAAATCAAGCTTTTTTGCGTCAATCCGGCGGTGAATCTTCAAAATTATCTGGAACAGGGAAGCAGTACGATTTTCTTTTCTGCAACACTGCTTCCGGTTCATTACTATAAAAAGCTGCTTAGTGTTGAGAAAGATGATTATGCAGTGTATGCACATAGTTCTTTTCCGCAGGAAAATAAATTTCTTTTTATTGGAACGGATGTAAGTACCCGTTATACAAGAAGGGGAGAGAGTACATATCAGAGATTTGCCAGATATATTGCAGTGATGGCAGAACAGAAAAAAGGAAATTATATGGCGTTTTTTCCATCGTACCGTTTTTTGGAAGAGGTACATACGTGCTTTTTGGAGTGTGTTGATCACGAAGTCGACAGTATCTGTCAGGTTTCGTATATGGATGAAGAACAGAGGGAAGAGTTTTTGGAGGAATTTGAACGGGAAAGAGAGAAAAGTCTGGTTGCATTTTGCGTGATGGGCGGAATTTTTTCAGAGGGGATTGATCTGACAGAGGACAAGTTGATCGGAGCAGTAATCGCCGGGACAGGGCTTCCTCAGGTGTGTACAGAACGGGAAATTTTAAAGCAGTATTTTAATGCTGCCGATATGGATGGGTTTGACTATGCGTATCTGTATCCGGGAATGAACAAAGTTCTGCAGTCTGCCGGGAGGGTGATCCGAACGGAAAGTGACAGAGGTGTGATCCTGTTGTTGGATGACAGGTTTCGGGAAATGCGATACCGGGAAGTGTTTCCGAGAGAGTGGCAGCAGTATCAACTGGGAAGTGTGAAAAATCTGGAACAAGAAATACGGACTTTCTGGGAAAGTCCGTAA
- a CDS encoding LysR family transcriptional regulator — MDINYELYKVFYHVASTLSFSEASKQLFISQSAVSQSIKTLERKLDQVLFIRSTKKVQLTPEGEILLRHIEPAMHLIQRGESQLLDAASTGGQIRIGASDTICRYFLVPYLKKFHEAFPNAHIKVVNQTSIKCVELLESGQVDLIVVNYPNSYLSNVSSIKKIKKFHDVFIANQDFAELKGKKLSYQELSKYPILMLDKHSTTSEYLHRLFQQHQLDLVPEIELTSNDLLIDLARIGLGIAFIPNFCLSEQTCDLFAVQTEEELPERELVIAYNEQVLTSKAAKEFLSFFD; from the coding sequence ATGGATATTAACTATGAACTATATAAGGTATTCTATCATGTGGCATCTACTTTGAGTTTTTCCGAAGCTTCCAAACAGCTTTTCATCTCACAATCTGCTGTCAGTCAGTCTATCAAAACACTGGAACGCAAGCTGGATCAGGTGCTTTTTATCCGCAGTACAAAAAAAGTCCAGCTCACACCGGAAGGAGAAATCCTCCTTCGCCATATCGAACCTGCCATGCACCTGATCCAGCGCGGGGAATCCCAGCTTCTGGATGCAGCTTCTACCGGTGGACAGATTCGGATTGGAGCCAGTGATACGATCTGCCGATATTTTCTGGTTCCCTATTTAAAGAAATTTCACGAAGCATTTCCAAATGCCCACATCAAAGTTGTCAACCAGACATCCATCAAATGTGTAGAATTACTGGAATCCGGACAGGTCGATCTCATTGTGGTCAACTACCCAAACAGCTACTTAAGCAATGTCTCTTCGATCAAAAAGATCAAAAAATTTCATGATGTTTTTATTGCCAACCAGGATTTTGCAGAGTTGAAAGGAAAGAAGCTTTCCTATCAGGAACTGTCAAAATATCCAATTCTGATGTTGGACAAGCACAGTACCACCAGTGAATATCTGCACCGCCTCTTCCAGCAGCATCAACTGGATCTGGTTCCTGAAATCGAGCTGACCAGCAATGATCTTCTGATCGATCTTGCACGAATCGGACTCGGAATCGCATTTATTCCGAATTTCTGTCTTTCTGAGCAGACTTGCGATCTCTTTGCCGTCCAGACAGAAGAAGAACTGCCAGAGCGTGAGCTTGTCATCGCTTATAATGAACAGGTACTGACCTCAAAGGCAGCAAAAGAATTCTTAAGTTTTTTTGACTGA
- a CDS encoding TIGR01906 family membrane protein, whose product MKKVQWFLGIVFSLALILVLLISSFQFAAYGDFGFYEKEYKKYDVVSDLDMELKDVMYVTYEMMDYLIGDRENLDVYIVVEGKEQDFFNEQDKLHMADVKNLFLGGLMVRRVSAAVMLLCLFVLWVTKANWKKILARGYQIGLGIATAGVVFLAGALIVDFNTAFTVFHEIFFTNDLWLFDPAEDYMIRMLPEGFFYDMALRIGGIFIISMLIFLAVSVFLARQAKKDENERKIKSTYE is encoded by the coding sequence GTGAAAAAAGTACAATGGTTTTTGGGAATCGTGTTTTCTCTGGCGCTGATTCTGGTGCTGTTGATCAGCAGCTTTCAATTTGCGGCGTATGGAGATTTTGGATTTTACGAAAAAGAATATAAGAAATATGATGTGGTCTCGGATCTTGATATGGAGCTGAAAGATGTGATGTATGTGACCTATGAGATGATGGATTATCTGATCGGTGACAGAGAAAATCTGGATGTGTACATAGTGGTAGAAGGAAAAGAGCAGGACTTTTTTAATGAGCAGGACAAATTGCATATGGCTGATGTGAAAAATTTGTTTCTTGGTGGTCTTATGGTAAGAAGAGTATCAGCGGCGGTGATGCTGCTCTGTCTTTTTGTACTTTGGGTGACAAAGGCGAATTGGAAAAAGATTCTGGCAAGAGGATATCAGATCGGTCTTGGGATCGCCACAGCCGGAGTCGTGTTTCTGGCAGGAGCGCTGATTGTAGATTTTAATACAGCATTTACGGTATTCCATGAGATATTTTTTACCAATGATCTGTGGTTGTTTGATCCCGCTGAGGATTATATGATCCGGATGCTGCCGGAAGGTTTTTTCTATGATATGGCATTGCGCATTGGGGGAATCTTCATTATCAGTATGCTGATCTTTCTGGCAGTCAGTGTGTTTCTCGCCAGACAGGCCAAGAAAGATGAAAATGAAAGAAAAATTAAAAGTACTTATGAGTGA
- a CDS encoding phosphoribosylformylglycinamidine synthase yields the protein MSNVKRVYVEKKAEFAVQAKELRHEIRSYLGIETVTGVRVLIRYDVENLSEDTFEKACNGIFAEPPVDVLYLESFPVFDKDHVFSVEYLPGQFDQRADSAEQCVQFIKEDESPVIKTATTYVIEGNVTEDEFAAIKNHCINPVDSRETGMEKPETLVTVFEEPEDVKVFDGFETMPEAELKALYDSLGLAMTFKDFQHIQNYYHGEEHRNPTMTEIRVLDTYWSDHCRHTTFSTELKDVTFGEGDYKEPIVNTYKQYLSDHSEIFKGREDKFVCLMDLALMAMRKLKKEGKLADQEESDEINACSIVVPIKVDGVEEEWLINFKNETHNHPTEIEPFGGAATCLGGAIRDPLSGRTYVYQAMRVTGAADPTVSVKETLKGKLPQKKLVRGAAHGYSSYGNQIGLATGLVKEIYHPDYVAKRMEIGAVLGAAPRRAVIRENSDPGDIIVLLGGRTGRDGCGGATGSSKVHTEESIETCGAEVQKGNPPTERKIQRLFRREEVSKLIKKCNDFGAGGVSVAIGELADGLRVDLDKVPKKYAGLDGTEIAISESQERMAVVVDPKDVAEFMSYAKEENLEAVEVAVVTESPRLVLVWRGNEIVNISRAFLDTNGAHQETTVEVEIPAKKDSLFVKEEVTDVKEKWLETLKDLNVCSQKGLVEMFDGSIGAGSVFMPYGGQYQMTETQAMVAKVPVMNGTTDAVSMMSYGFDPYLSSWSPYHGAIYAVVESVAKIVAAGGDYSKIRFTFQEYFRRMTEDPKRWSQPFAALLGAYEAQLGFGLPSIGGKDSMSGTFQDIDVPPTLVSFAVDMATEDEIITPELKKSGNKLVWMKIEKDQYDLPVYTQLMDQYGKFAADIHSGKIVSAYALDRHGVIAAASKMAFGNKLGVKIEHNLDAGELFAPAFGDIIAEVPADKVGELSIAYTVIGEVLEEQKFVYADTEIALTEAEEAWTGTLESVFATKSSADNDEVVEEKLYHTSDIHICSHKIGQPTVFIPVFPGTNCEYDSRKAFERAGANVITKVFRNMNAEDIRDSVAEFEKAIGQAQMIMFPGGFSAGDEPDGSAKFFATAFQNAKIKEAVEKLLNERDGLALGICNGFQALIKLGLVPYGKIVGQTADSPTLTYNTIGRHISKMVYTKVVTNKSPWLAGAELGGVYTNPASHGEGRFVASEEWLDQLFANGQVATQYCDPSGNISMNEEWNVNGSYRAIEGITSPDGRVLGKMAHSERRGDSVAINIYGEQDLKIFESGVKYFK from the coding sequence ATGAGCAACGTGAAGCGCGTATATGTAGAAAAAAAGGCAGAATTTGCCGTACAGGCAAAAGAATTGAGACATGAGATCAGAAGTTATCTTGGAATTGAAACTGTGACAGGTGTCAGAGTTCTGATTCGTTATGATGTGGAGAATCTTTCAGAAGATACGTTTGAGAAAGCATGTAATGGGATTTTTGCGGAACCGCCGGTAGATGTACTTTATCTTGAGAGCTTTCCGGTATTTGACAAAGATCATGTATTTTCGGTAGAATATCTGCCGGGACAGTTTGATCAGAGAGCAGATTCTGCTGAACAGTGTGTGCAGTTTATCAAAGAGGACGAGTCTCCTGTGATCAAAACGGCGACAACATATGTCATCGAAGGAAACGTAACAGAGGATGAATTTGCAGCGATCAAGAATCACTGTATCAACCCTGTGGACTCAAGAGAGACAGGAATGGAAAAACCGGAAACGTTAGTGACTGTGTTTGAGGAACCGGAAGATGTGAAAGTATTTGATGGTTTTGAGACAATGCCGGAAGCAGAATTAAAAGCGCTTTATGATTCCCTTGGGCTGGCAATGACATTTAAAGATTTCCAGCATATCCAGAATTATTATCACGGAGAAGAGCATAGAAATCCGACTATGACAGAGATTCGTGTTCTGGATACATACTGGTCTGATCACTGCCGTCACACGACATTCTCTACAGAGTTAAAGGATGTGACATTCGGTGAAGGAGACTATAAAGAGCCGATCGTCAATACATACAAACAGTATTTAAGTGACCACAGTGAGATCTTCAAAGGAAGAGAAGATAAGTTTGTCTGCCTGATGGATCTTGCGCTGATGGCGATGCGTAAGCTGAAAAAAGAAGGAAAGCTTGCAGATCAGGAAGAATCAGATGAAATCAATGCATGCAGTATTGTTGTTCCGATCAAAGTAGATGGAGTGGAAGAAGAGTGGCTGATCAATTTTAAAAATGAGACACACAATCACCCGACAGAGATTGAACCGTTTGGTGGAGCGGCAACCTGCCTTGGCGGTGCAATCCGTGATCCGTTGTCAGGACGTACTTATGTATATCAGGCAATGCGTGTGACAGGAGCTGCAGATCCGACGGTATCTGTAAAAGAGACTTTAAAAGGAAAACTTCCTCAGAAAAAACTGGTGAGAGGAGCTGCTCACGGATACAGTTCTTACGGAAACCAGATCGGTCTGGCGACAGGACTGGTAAAAGAAATCTATCATCCGGATTATGTGGCAAAACGTATGGAGATCGGTGCAGTGCTTGGGGCTGCTCCAAGACGTGCGGTGATCCGTGAGAATTCAGATCCGGGAGATATTATCGTACTGCTCGGCGGACGTACCGGACGTGACGGATGCGGTGGAGCAACAGGTTCTTCCAAAGTACATACAGAAGAATCTATTGAGACTTGTGGCGCAGAGGTTCAGAAAGGAAATCCTCCGACAGAGCGCAAGATTCAGCGCTTATTCCGCAGAGAAGAAGTAAGTAAGCTGATTAAAAAGTGTAACGACTTTGGTGCGGGCGGTGTTTCTGTTGCGATTGGAGAGCTTGCAGACGGACTTCGTGTGGATCTGGATAAAGTACCGAAAAAATATGCAGGTCTGGATGGAACAGAGATTGCTATTTCAGAATCTCAGGAGCGAATGGCGGTAGTCGTAGATCCGAAAGATGTGGCAGAATTCATGTCTTATGCAAAGGAAGAAAACTTAGAAGCAGTCGAAGTTGCAGTAGTGACAGAATCTCCGAGACTGGTTTTGGTGTGGAGAGGAAATGAAATTGTCAATATTTCCCGAGCGTTCCTTGACACCAATGGAGCACATCAGGAGACAACAGTAGAAGTTGAGATTCCTGCAAAGAAAGACAGTCTGTTCGTAAAAGAAGAAGTGACGGATGTAAAAGAAAAATGGCTGGAGACCTTAAAGGATTTAAATGTATGCTCTCAGAAAGGTCTGGTAGAGATGTTCGATGGCTCCATCGGAGCAGGTTCCGTGTTTATGCCGTACGGTGGTCAGTATCAGATGACAGAGACACAGGCTATGGTTGCAAAAGTTCCGGTTATGAATGGAACAACAGATGCGGTTTCTATGATGAGCTACGGATTTGATCCATATCTGTCAAGCTGGAGTCCGTATCATGGAGCGATTTATGCAGTGGTAGAGTCAGTTGCGAAGATCGTAGCCGCAGGTGGAGATTATAGCAAGATTCGTTTTACATTCCAGGAATATTTCCGTCGTATGACAGAAGATCCGAAGAGATGGAGTCAGCCGTTTGCAGCACTCTTGGGTGCATATGAAGCACAGCTTGGATTCGGGCTTCCGTCTATCGGGGGGAAAGACAGTATGTCTGGAACATTCCAGGATATTGATGTTCCACCGACTCTTGTATCGTTTGCCGTAGACATGGCAACAGAGGATGAGATTATTACTCCGGAACTGAAAAAGTCAGGAAATAAACTGGTTTGGATGAAGATTGAAAAAGATCAGTATGATCTCCCGGTTTATACACAGCTGATGGATCAGTATGGCAAATTTGCAGCAGATATCCACAGTGGAAAGATTGTTTCCGCATATGCGCTGGATCGTCATGGTGTAATCGCTGCGGCAAGTAAGATGGCATTTGGAAATAAACTGGGTGTGAAGATCGAGCATAATCTGGATGCGGGAGAATTGTTTGCGCCGGCATTTGGAGATATTATTGCAGAAGTTCCGGCAGACAAAGTGGGAGAATTGAGCATTGCATACACGGTGATCGGTGAGGTTCTCGAAGAGCAGAAATTTGTTTATGCGGATACCGAAATTGCTCTGACAGAAGCGGAAGAAGCATGGACAGGCACTCTGGAAAGTGTATTTGCGACAAAATCTTCCGCAGATAATGATGAAGTGGTGGAAGAAAAGCTCTATCATACATCTGATATTCATATCTGCAGTCATAAGATCGGACAGCCGACCGTATTTATTCCGGTATTTCCTGGAACAAACTGTGAGTATGACAGCCGTAAGGCGTTTGAGAGAGCAGGCGCAAATGTGATCACAAAGGTATTCCGTAATATGAATGCAGAGGATATCCGTGATTCTGTTGCCGAGTTTGAAAAGGCAATCGGACAGGCACAGATGATCATGTTCCCGGGTGGATTCAGTGCAGGAGATGAACCGGATGGTTCTGCAAAATTCTTTGCAACTGCATTCCAGAATGCAAAGATCAAAGAAGCAGTAGAAAAACTGTTGAATGAAAGAGATGGACTGGCGCTCGGTATCTGCAACGGATTCCAGGCACTGATCAAACTGGGACTGGTTCCTTATGGTAAGATTGTAGGACAGACAGCGGATTCTCCAACATTGACATATAACACGATTGGACGTCATATTTCAAAGATGGTCTACACAAAAGTTGTGACAAACAAATCACCTTGGCTTGCAGGTGCAGAGCTCGGAGGGGTTTACACAAATCCGGCTTCCCACGGAGAAGGTCGTTTTGTAGCGAGTGAAGAGTGGCTGGATCAGTTATTCGCGAACGGTCAGGTAGCAACACAGTACTGCGATCCGTCAGGAAATATCAGTATGAACGAAGAGTGGAATGTCAATGGCTCCTACCGTGCGATCGAAGGTATCACAAGTCCGGATGGAAGAGTACTTGGAAAGATGGCACATTCCGAACGCCGCGGTGATTCTGTAGCAATCAATATCTACGGAGAGCAGGATCTGAAGATCTTTGAATCCGGTGTGAAATATTTTAAATAA
- a CDS encoding cation:proton antiporter, protein MLMSIACILLLGMMMGWLCKKVHLPGLLGMLVTGIVLGPYALNLIDASILNISSELRKIALIIILARAGLSLNLEDLKKVGRPAILMCFVPACFEILGMILLAPRLLGVSILDAAIMGTVVGAVSPAVIVPKMLKLMEENYGTGKGIPQLILAGASVDDVFVIVLFTAFTGLAQGDAVSVKNFVNIPVSIALGIVVGMTVGYLMAKFFEKIHIRDTSKVMIFLCVSFILVTLEDQLADVIPFASLIAVMAVGITLQKKRKRVAERLSFKFNKLWVVSEIMLFVLVGATVNIKYALSAGFAAVILIFGVLVFRMVGVFFCLLKTGLNRKERTFCMIAYMPKATVQAAIGGIPLAMGLSCGNIVLTVAVVSILITAPLGAFLIDFTYQKLLSR, encoded by the coding sequence ATGTTGATGAGTATTGCGTGTATACTGTTGCTTGGCATGATGATGGGATGGCTTTGTAAAAAAGTGCATCTTCCGGGGCTCTTAGGAATGTTGGTGACAGGGATCGTATTGGGGCCATATGCTTTGAATCTGATCGATGCTTCCATTTTGAATATTTCGTCTGAGCTTCGAAAGATTGCATTGATCATTATTCTGGCAAGAGCAGGGCTTTCACTGAATCTGGAAGACTTGAAAAAAGTAGGGAGACCGGCAATTCTGATGTGTTTTGTTCCGGCTTGTTTTGAAATTCTGGGGATGATTCTGCTGGCACCGAGGCTGCTTGGGGTTTCAATTTTGGATGCAGCCATTATGGGGACTGTTGTAGGAGCAGTCTCACCTGCCGTGATCGTTCCGAAAATGCTGAAGCTTATGGAAGAAAATTACGGGACGGGAAAAGGTATTCCTCAACTGATCCTTGCGGGAGCTTCTGTGGATGATGTTTTTGTAATTGTCTTATTTACAGCGTTCACTGGTCTTGCACAGGGGGATGCGGTATCTGTAAAAAACTTTGTGAACATTCCGGTTTCCATTGCGTTGGGGATTGTTGTCGGAATGACTGTCGGATATCTGATGGCAAAGTTTTTTGAAAAGATACATATCCGGGATACGTCCAAGGTGATGATCTTTCTGTGTGTTTCGTTTATTCTGGTCACATTGGAGGATCAGCTTGCGGATGTGATCCCGTTTGCTTCATTGATCGCTGTGATGGCAGTCGGAATCACGCTTCAGAAAAAGCGGAAAAGAGTTGCAGAACGTTTGTCTTTTAAATTCAACAAACTGTGGGTTGTTTCAGAAATTATGCTGTTTGTTCTTGTGGGAGCCACAGTGAATATTAAATATGCGCTGTCGGCAGGATTTGCAGCTGTTATTTTGATTTTTGGCGTGCTTGTATTCCGGATGGTGGGAGTATTTTTCTGTCTTTTAAAAACCGGTTTAAACAGGAAGGAGCGGACATTCTGCATGATCGCATATATGCCGAAAGCAACTGTTCAGGCGGCCATTGGAGGGATTCCGCTTGCCATGGGGCTTTCCTGTGGGAATATCGTTCTGACAGTGGCAGTTGTGTCGATTCTTATTACAGCTCCTCTGGGCGCGTTTCTGATTGATTTTACTTATCAAAAATTGTTGAGCCGGTAG
- a CDS encoding aminopeptidase, whose protein sequence is MNFQEKQQEYARLIVENGAAIQKGQELVLRCPAECWEFGRMIVKAGYEAGAKEVIVHWGDDEVARLRYEYAPMEVFENVPKWRADSMNSYAENGAAFIAITAENPNAFKGVDREKQMAAAKANDKAMEPYYKRMVSSQVQWVVAAVPGKEWAKQVFPEKSEAQAMESLWEAIFCAVRIQDGDAVQAWREHDALLSEKCEILNKYQFTELHYENEAGTDFRVGLVKNHIWEGGSEESGSGVRFIANMPTEEVFTMPDCRKAEGKVVSSRPLSYRGNLIKDFSLTFHEGKVVDFDAGEGYDALKQLLDTDEGSKSLGEVALVPYASPISEMGILFYNTLFDENASCHLALGECYPTTVQDGEKMNEEELHQIGGNHSINHVDFMIGTKDMKITGITEDGKEIPVFIDGSWAL, encoded by the coding sequence ATGAATTTTCAGGAAAAACAGCAGGAATATGCAAGATTGATCGTAGAAAATGGCGCGGCCATCCAGAAAGGACAGGAACTGGTCCTGCGCTGCCCCGCAGAATGCTGGGAGTTTGGCCGGATGATCGTAAAGGCCGGATATGAGGCAGGAGCAAAAGAAGTGATCGTACACTGGGGCGATGATGAAGTTGCACGCTTAAGATACGAGTATGCACCGATGGAGGTGTTTGAAAATGTTCCGAAGTGGCGCGCAGATTCCATGAACAGCTATGCAGAAAATGGAGCGGCATTTATTGCGATCACAGCAGAGAATCCAAATGCTTTTAAAGGCGTGGACAGGGAAAAACAGATGGCAGCTGCAAAAGCGAATGACAAGGCGATGGAGCCGTATTACAAACGGATGGTGTCAAGCCAGGTGCAGTGGGTAGTGGCAGCTGTTCCGGGAAAAGAATGGGCAAAGCAAGTGTTTCCGGAAAAAAGCGAAGCACAAGCCATGGAAAGTCTGTGGGAAGCGATCTTCTGCGCAGTAAGGATTCAGGATGGAGATGCAGTTCAGGCATGGAGAGAGCATGATGCGCTGCTTTCCGAAAAATGTGAGATTTTGAACAAGTATCAGTTTACAGAGCTGCATTATGAGAATGAGGCCGGAACGGATTTCAGAGTAGGACTTGTGAAAAACCATATCTGGGAAGGCGGTTCCGAGGAATCCGGATCGGGAGTGCGTTTTATTGCAAATATGCCGACAGAAGAAGTATTTACAATGCCGGATTGCAGAAAAGCAGAAGGAAAGGTCGTAAGCTCCCGGCCGCTGAGTTATCGGGGGAATCTGATCAAAGACTTCAGTCTGACGTTCCATGAAGGAAAAGTTGTGGATTTTGATGCCGGAGAAGGATACGATGCATTAAAACAGTTGCTGGATACAGATGAAGGTTCCAAAAGTCTTGGAGAAGTAGCGCTGGTGCCGTACGCTTCTCCGATTTCTGAGATGGGAATCCTGTTCTATAATACCTTGTTTGATGAGAATGCATCCTGCCATCTTGCATTGGGAGAGTGTTATCCGACAACCGTTCAGGATGGAGAGAAGATGAATGAAGAAGAATTGCATCAGATCGGCGGGAATCATTCCATCAATCATGTGGACTTTATGATTGGTACAAAAGACATGAAGATTACAGGAATTACAGAGGATGGAAAAGAAATTCCAGTCTTTATAGACGGCAGCTGGGCACTATAA